The following are encoded in a window of Arthrobacter sp. OAP107 genomic DNA:
- a CDS encoding TauD/TfdA family dioxygenase has product MPSPSPRLQFDLERQAGQPPMLTVADGHNPVQWAEQHQESLRTAVAEHGAVLVRGLALRDPAEVADVFHRLAPDGLMPDREAFAARQPYLDGVYSSLKWPANQPMCMHHELSYALEFPGLMLFACLHAPSAGGVTGVADSRAVLNALPPNIVERFESEGWLLARSFNEDIGASYEEAFGVADRAGVEEYCHTHAIEFQWQPDGELRTRQRRPALIRHPLTGQRCWFNQIAFLSEWTIAPEVREYLVDVYGPDGLPFNTRFGNGEPIGEDIIALLNDTYETHTLRTPWETGDLMLVDNIRMAHSREAYEGPREVLVGMAEPRNVFDLDTHAQDGAR; this is encoded by the coding sequence ATGCCGTCGCCTTCACCCAGACTCCAGTTCGACCTGGAACGCCAAGCCGGCCAGCCACCAATGCTCACCGTCGCGGACGGCCACAACCCCGTCCAGTGGGCCGAACAGCACCAGGAATCCCTGCGCACGGCGGTAGCGGAGCACGGCGCCGTGCTGGTACGCGGTCTCGCCCTCCGGGATCCAGCCGAAGTCGCCGATGTCTTTCACCGGCTGGCCCCGGACGGGCTCATGCCGGACCGGGAGGCCTTCGCCGCACGGCAACCCTACCTCGACGGCGTCTACTCGTCCCTGAAATGGCCCGCTAACCAGCCCATGTGCATGCACCACGAGCTCAGCTACGCGCTCGAGTTCCCCGGCCTGATGCTCTTCGCCTGCCTCCACGCACCCAGCGCCGGTGGCGTAACCGGCGTGGCCGACTCCCGCGCCGTGCTCAATGCCCTGCCCCCGAACATCGTCGAGCGGTTCGAAAGCGAGGGATGGCTGCTCGCCCGCAGCTTCAACGAGGACATCGGTGCCTCCTACGAGGAAGCGTTCGGGGTGGCCGACCGCGCCGGCGTCGAGGAGTACTGCCACACCCACGCCATTGAGTTCCAGTGGCAACCCGACGGAGAGCTCCGCACCCGGCAACGGCGCCCCGCCCTAATCCGACACCCCCTGACCGGCCAACGCTGCTGGTTCAACCAGATCGCCTTCCTGAGCGAATGGACGATCGCTCCCGAAGTGCGGGAGTACCTCGTGGACGTCTACGGCCCGGACGGGCTGCCGTTCAACACCCGCTTCGGCAACGGCGAACCGATCGGCGAGGACATCATCGCCCTCCTGAACGATACCTACGAGACCCACACCCTCCGCACCCCCTGGGAGACAGGGGATCTCATGCTGGTCGACAACATCCGCATGGCCCACAGCCGGGAAGCCTATGAGGGGCCGCGGGAGGTGCTGGTCGGCATGGCCGAACCGCGCAACGTATTCGATCTCGACACCCACGCCCAGGACGGTGCACGATGA
- a CDS encoding pyridoxal-phosphate dependent enzyme — translation MGRVTGSVRTAGCEWLQYDYGPGLVPEEGPGPFTMWRYRHLLPMSDGPVRYPLPIGGTPLLPAPALRVALGTPSLWIKDETRGPTASNKDRATALVIEDGLRRGLDTITTASTGNAAVATAFGAAAAGMRAAIFVSIDCQEDKLALMTQAGAWVFQVPDGYAAAVDLSRAAVEEFGWVDRNTGVNPLTTEAKKTVALEIWEQLGRRMPDVMVAPVGDGPTLAALEKGFAELVACGVAASKPRLVGVQARACQPLVRAWQGTDPAPDELDPGSTVADGIAVLRPAVGDAVLQAVRSSGGAMVAVSDSELMDAVGLLASTAGVGAEPAGAASLAGLRSALREGLVNRNETVVVLVTGREIKAAGSPSRGRVAVADRLDDVRQAFGRVPL, via the coding sequence ATGGGCAGAGTGACAGGCTCAGTACGTACCGCCGGGTGCGAGTGGCTGCAGTACGACTATGGTCCCGGTTTGGTTCCGGAAGAGGGGCCTGGACCATTTACGATGTGGCGGTACCGCCACCTCCTGCCCATGTCCGACGGGCCAGTGCGTTACCCCCTGCCCATCGGAGGCACGCCGCTGCTTCCGGCCCCAGCGCTAAGAGTCGCCTTGGGGACACCGTCCCTGTGGATCAAGGATGAGACCCGGGGCCCGACGGCGTCAAACAAAGACCGGGCTACGGCGCTGGTGATTGAGGACGGGTTGCGGCGCGGCCTGGATACCATCACGACGGCTTCGACGGGCAACGCCGCAGTTGCGACGGCGTTCGGGGCGGCAGCTGCGGGAATGCGGGCAGCGATCTTCGTATCGATCGATTGTCAGGAGGACAAACTCGCACTGATGACTCAGGCCGGGGCATGGGTGTTCCAGGTGCCTGATGGCTACGCGGCCGCCGTCGACCTTTCGCGCGCAGCGGTCGAGGAGTTCGGCTGGGTGGACCGGAACACCGGAGTGAATCCGCTGACGACCGAGGCCAAGAAGACCGTGGCGCTGGAGATCTGGGAGCAGCTTGGCCGCCGGATGCCGGACGTGATGGTCGCTCCGGTGGGGGACGGTCCCACTCTCGCCGCGCTCGAGAAGGGCTTCGCCGAGTTGGTCGCGTGTGGAGTTGCCGCCAGTAAGCCCCGCCTGGTCGGTGTGCAGGCCCGGGCCTGCCAACCGCTGGTGCGCGCCTGGCAGGGAACCGATCCAGCACCCGACGAACTGGACCCGGGGTCCACGGTGGCCGACGGGATCGCCGTCTTGCGGCCCGCCGTCGGCGATGCGGTGCTCCAGGCGGTACGTTCCAGCGGCGGCGCGATGGTCGCGGTGAGCGATTCTGAGCTCATGGACGCCGTCGGTTTGCTGGCCTCGACGGCGGGGGTCGGTGCGGAGCCGGCCGGCGCCGCGTCGCTGGCGGGCTTGCGGAGTGCTCTGCGTGAGGGGTTGGTGAACCGCAATGAGACCGTCGTCGTGCTGGTCACCGGCCGCGAGATCAAGGCGGCGGGCTCCCCGAGCCGGGGCAGGGTCGCAGTGGCCGACCGGCTGGATGACGTACGGCAGGCATTCGGAAGGGTTCCCCTGTAA
- the sbnB gene encoding 2,3-diaminopropionate biosynthesis protein SbnB: protein MTEFATSPVTATAEPKTVPPFAVIPGAQVQEVLSGREKQLVELVEQTYRTHAAGDSVNPPSYFLRFPDRPTARIIALPASIGGDIGVDGIKWVSSFPDNVASGIPRASAVLILNDPATGYPFACMESSIISASRTAASAAAAADWLSRGRRRPRSIGFFGVGLIARYIHTFLDATGWTFDDIGVFDLSGESAEGFKGYLERSGTPARVTVHNGPEQLIRNSDLVVFATIAGQPHVHEVAWFDHNPLVLHVSLRDLAPEILLASTNILDDVDHCLKAETSAHLVEQMAGNRDFVDGTLADVMEGKVSPADDRPIVFSPFGLGVLDLAVGKYIYDELARSGQLGVIDGFFSELRRYG from the coding sequence ATGACAGAATTTGCCACTTCCCCAGTCACAGCGACCGCAGAGCCGAAGACGGTCCCGCCGTTCGCGGTCATTCCCGGGGCACAGGTACAGGAAGTACTCAGCGGCCGCGAGAAGCAGCTCGTCGAGCTGGTCGAGCAGACCTACCGCACGCACGCGGCCGGCGACTCGGTAAACCCCCCGTCCTACTTCCTGCGCTTCCCGGACCGGCCCACCGCTCGCATCATCGCCCTGCCCGCCTCGATTGGAGGTGACATAGGAGTCGACGGCATCAAATGGGTCTCCAGCTTCCCGGACAACGTGGCGTCAGGGATACCCCGCGCCTCCGCAGTGTTGATCCTCAACGACCCGGCCACAGGCTACCCCTTCGCCTGCATGGAGAGCTCCATCATCAGCGCCTCCAGGACGGCTGCATCGGCCGCCGCAGCCGCCGACTGGCTCAGCCGCGGCCGCAGACGCCCACGGAGCATCGGGTTCTTCGGGGTCGGCCTCATTGCCCGCTACATCCACACCTTCCTGGACGCAACCGGCTGGACCTTCGACGACATCGGAGTGTTCGACCTCTCAGGTGAAAGTGCAGAGGGATTCAAGGGCTACCTTGAACGCAGCGGCACGCCAGCCCGGGTGACAGTGCACAACGGCCCCGAACAGCTGATACGAAACAGCGACCTCGTCGTATTCGCCACCATAGCGGGCCAGCCACACGTGCACGAAGTGGCGTGGTTCGATCACAACCCGCTGGTACTTCACGTGTCCCTGCGCGACCTCGCCCCGGAAATCCTGCTGGCCTCAACCAACATCCTCGACGACGTCGACCACTGCCTGAAAGCCGAAACGTCGGCCCACCTCGTGGAGCAGATGGCCGGCAACAGGGACTTCGTGGACGGCACCCTGGCCGACGTCATGGAAGGCAAGGTCTCACCCGCCGACGACCGCCCCATCGTGTTCTCCCCGTTCGGCCTGGGCGTGCTCGACCTGGCAGTAGGCAAATACATCTACGACGAACTTGCCCGCAGCGGCCAGCTCGGCGTAATCGACGGCTTCTTCTCGGAGCTGCGTCGGTATGGCTAA
- a CDS encoding acyl-protein synthetase has product MLSLLQMLGDVSKAHVQSPDGWARSVTDVVRDAAIYHQAGNGFYRAQCDALGVDPAAINDIRDLQDLPLLPVAMFKRPDAQVLLTCSLADVETETRSSGTRGVQSVAPRNSETLTRALVGLTGTYREFFSLSGGAGLFLNPSDPEASEMGLLKDLNLLNSVFDHHTYLVADEAFDAGEALEHLRRWKGHMTRHIVSPPFLIGRLLRFLEREEINVRMDPYSMIITLGGWKRHTAEAIPDEGFRQRCHDLLGVREENVRDMYGMIESNMLAVECHLHRKHVPPWCYISIRDPGQGGKELAPGETGTIAILDALSTSYPGFLLTDDMGDVETGTCGCGRTGQVINFRRRGQGGALGHCPVSIERYLGSGTTAEAEAAALLGRVTVMETTDPWNWQLPSPEPARS; this is encoded by the coding sequence ATGCTCTCGTTACTGCAGATGCTGGGGGATGTGTCCAAAGCGCACGTCCAGTCGCCTGATGGCTGGGCACGGTCGGTCACCGACGTCGTGCGGGACGCCGCGATCTACCACCAAGCCGGAAACGGCTTCTACCGTGCCCAATGTGACGCGTTGGGAGTCGATCCCGCCGCGATCAATGACATCAGGGACCTGCAAGACCTCCCTCTGTTGCCGGTCGCCATGTTCAAGCGTCCCGACGCCCAGGTGCTGCTCACCTGCTCCCTGGCCGACGTCGAGACCGAAACCCGCTCCAGCGGAACCCGCGGTGTCCAGTCCGTCGCCCCCCGCAACAGCGAGACATTGACCCGGGCGCTGGTCGGCCTGACCGGGACCTACCGGGAGTTCTTCAGCCTGTCCGGAGGCGCGGGACTTTTCTTGAACCCGTCGGACCCCGAAGCCTCCGAGATGGGACTGCTCAAGGACTTGAACCTCCTGAACAGCGTCTTCGACCACCACACATATCTCGTCGCCGACGAGGCGTTTGACGCCGGTGAGGCGCTGGAGCACCTGCGCCGGTGGAAGGGCCACATGACACGCCACATCGTCAGTCCGCCATTCCTCATCGGCCGGCTCCTCCGGTTCCTTGAGCGGGAAGAGATCAATGTGCGCATGGACCCGTACAGCATGATCATCACTCTCGGCGGCTGGAAACGGCACACGGCCGAGGCCATCCCTGATGAAGGCTTTCGGCAGCGGTGCCACGACTTGCTCGGCGTGCGCGAGGAGAACGTGCGCGACATGTACGGGATGATCGAGTCGAACATGCTCGCTGTCGAATGCCACCTGCATCGCAAGCACGTTCCGCCGTGGTGCTACATCTCCATCCGGGACCCTGGCCAGGGCGGCAAGGAGCTCGCCCCGGGGGAGACCGGCACCATCGCCATACTGGACGCCCTCAGCACAAGCTACCCCGGTTTCCTCCTCACCGACGATATGGGCGACGTCGAAACCGGCACCTGCGGGTGCGGCAGAACCGGCCAGGTCATCAACTTCCGCCGCCGGGGACAGGGCGGCGCGCTTGGCCATTGCCCCGTCAGCATCGAGCGCTACCTCGGTTCGGGCACCACCGCCGAGGCTGAGGCGGCGGCACTGCTGGGCCGTGTCACGGTGATGGAAACGACAGACCCATGGAATTGGCAACTTCCATCGCCGGAACCCGCCCGTTCCTGA